From the genome of Yersinia enterocolitica, one region includes:
- a CDS encoding putrescine ABC transporter permease PotI produces the protein MNNLPEVRSVWRRVILIVGYTFLYAPMLMLVIYSFNSSKLVTVWAGWSTRWYTELFNDSAMISAVGLSLTIAAASATMAVVLGTIAAVVMVRFGRFRGSTGFAFMLTAPLVMPDVITGLSLLLLFVAMGHAIGWPAERGMFTIWLAHVTFCTAYVTVVISSRLRELDRSIEEAAMDLGATPLKVFFVITVPMIAPALISGWLLAFTLSLDDLVIASFVAGPGATTLPMLVFSSVRMGVNPEINALATLILLVVGIIGLIAWWFMSRSEKQRLRELRKAARS, from the coding sequence ATGAATAACCTACCGGAAGTACGTTCGGTCTGGCGTCGGGTGATCCTTATTGTCGGTTATACCTTCTTGTATGCGCCGATGTTGATGCTGGTTATCTACTCATTTAACAGCTCTAAACTGGTAACCGTATGGGCGGGGTGGTCAACCCGTTGGTATACAGAGCTATTTAATGATTCAGCGATGATATCTGCCGTTGGCCTGAGTCTGACTATTGCCGCCGCCTCCGCCACGATGGCGGTGGTTCTGGGGACAATAGCCGCGGTGGTGATGGTGCGTTTTGGCCGTTTTCGCGGTTCAACCGGTTTTGCTTTTATGCTGACAGCGCCGTTGGTGATGCCCGATGTGATTACCGGTTTATCATTGCTACTGCTGTTTGTTGCTATGGGGCATGCTATCGGTTGGCCAGCAGAGCGCGGCATGTTCACCATCTGGCTGGCGCACGTCACCTTCTGTACTGCCTATGTGACGGTAGTGATAAGTTCTCGTCTGCGTGAGCTGGACCGTTCTATTGAAGAAGCCGCCATGGATTTGGGGGCCACACCACTGAAAGTGTTCTTCGTGATTACCGTGCCGATGATTGCACCGGCATTAATCTCCGGCTGGTTATTGGCCTTTACTTTATCGCTGGACGATTTAGTGATTGCCAGCTTTGTTGCCGGCCCAGGGGCGACAACCTTGCCGATGCTGGTCTTTTCTAGTGTGCGGATGGGGGTTAATCCAGAGATTAATGCCCTTGCCACACTTATCTTGCTGGTGGTTGGGATAATCGGTTTAATCGCGTGGTGGTTTATGTCCCGTTCGGAAAAGCAGCGGTTGCGTGAATTACGAAAAGCTGCCCGTAGCTGA
- a CDS encoding DUF2593 domain-containing protein — protein MRKLFSSLAFSSSATTPVPVLIAGTAIIATRILGVLLLVATLGWVGTGEFISESLQSWDFGLIFLASVVLLLLEIVCGAAVCYRKNWARWCYLACQIIASVYLLMVSLDWLYLDVFRVEGDTGSEILHSLLLQKIPDVVIIGLLFFPWYRYFPQSK, from the coding sequence ATGAGAAAACTATTTTCATCCTTAGCATTTTCATCCTCTGCAACGACGCCAGTACCGGTCCTCATCGCCGGTACTGCCATTATTGCTACCCGTATCCTCGGCGTATTATTATTGGTTGCGACTCTGGGGTGGGTGGGTACCGGTGAATTTATCAGTGAAAGTCTGCAAAGCTGGGATTTTGGCCTGATCTTCTTGGCCAGTGTGGTGCTATTGCTGTTAGAGATTGTCTGCGGCGCTGCGGTGTGTTATCGCAAGAACTGGGCGCGTTGGTGCTATTTGGCGTGTCAGATTATCGCGAGTGTTTATTTGTTGATGGTATCACTGGACTGGTTGTATTTAGATGTTTTTCGGGTTGAAGGTGATACCGGCAGCGAAATTCTACATAGCCTACTGTTACAGAAGATCCCTGATGTGGTGATTATCGGTTTGCTGTTTTTCCCCTGGTACCGCTATTTCCCTCAGTCAAAATGA
- the rumB gene encoding 23S rRNA (uracil(747)-C(5))-methyltransferase RlmC (RNA uridine methyltransferase B; catalyzes the formation of 5-methyl-uridine at position 747 in 23S rRNA), with product MHCAQYTAGRCRSCQWLDKPYPQQLADKQHHLESLLAGHPVVQWLAPVFGRENAFRNKAKMVVSGSVERPLLGMLHRDGTPVDLSDCPLYPASFAPVFTVLKTFIARAGLTPYNVARKRGELKFLLLTESTYSGELMLRFVLRSETKLVQLRAALPWLQQQLPQLAVISANIQPVHMAILEGEQEVPLTEQQALPELFNQVPLFIRPQSFFQTNPQVAASLYATARQWVRELDISSMWDLFCGVGGFGLHCASTETQLIGIEINAEAIACARQSAQQLGLKNVSFAALDSTRFATAETQVPQLVLVNPPRRGIGAELCDYLAQMAPEFILYSSCNAQTMAKDISLLADYHIERVQLFDMFPHTAHYEVLILLTLRP from the coding sequence ATGCATTGCGCACAGTATACGGCGGGTCGCTGTCGTTCCTGCCAGTGGCTGGATAAACCCTATCCACAACAACTGGCTGACAAACAACATCATTTGGAGAGTCTGCTAGCTGGTCACCCTGTGGTTCAGTGGTTAGCGCCGGTTTTCGGGCGTGAGAACGCTTTTCGTAATAAAGCGAAAATGGTGGTCAGTGGTAGTGTTGAACGGCCGCTATTAGGGATGTTGCATCGTGACGGTACCCCGGTCGATTTATCTGACTGTCCACTCTACCCGGCCAGTTTTGCCCCGGTCTTTACCGTGCTGAAAACGTTTATAGCCCGCGCCGGTCTCACACCCTATAACGTTGCACGTAAACGCGGCGAGCTTAAATTCCTGTTATTGACTGAAAGTACTTATAGCGGTGAGTTAATGCTGCGCTTTGTACTGCGTTCTGAAACCAAGCTGGTGCAATTACGCGCAGCACTGCCATGGTTACAGCAGCAATTGCCTCAACTGGCTGTTATCTCGGCTAATATTCAGCCAGTGCATATGGCAATCTTGGAAGGGGAGCAAGAAGTCCCGTTAACTGAACAGCAGGCGCTGCCCGAACTGTTTAATCAGGTGCCGCTGTTTATCCGGCCACAAAGTTTTTTCCAGACCAATCCTCAGGTTGCCGCCTCACTGTATGCCACGGCACGGCAATGGGTGCGGGAGCTGGATATCAGCAGTATGTGGGATCTGTTTTGCGGAGTAGGTGGTTTTGGTTTGCATTGTGCCAGCACCGAGACGCAACTCATCGGTATTGAAATCAACGCGGAAGCCATCGCCTGCGCACGCCAATCGGCGCAGCAGTTGGGATTAAAGAATGTCAGTTTTGCTGCACTGGATTCCACCCGTTTCGCCACCGCAGAAACGCAAGTGCCGCAGTTGGTATTGGTTAACCCCCCACGGCGTGGCATTGGTGCTGAACTGTGTGACTATCTTGCTCAGATGGCACCTGAATTCATACTCTATTCAAGCTGTAATGCGCAGACAATGGCGAAAGATATCAGCCTATTAGCCGATTACCATATTGAGCGGGTGCAGTTGTTTGATATGTTTCCGCATACCGCCCACTATGAAGTTCTAATCTTACTTACCCTGCGGCCTTGA
- a CDS encoding arginine ABC transporter substrate-binding protein (with ArtPMQI is involved in arginine transport): MKKLLLATLLSGMVFSATAAETIRFAASATYPPFESMDANNEIVGFDMDLAKALCKQMEANCTFTNQAFDSLIPALKFKRYDAVISGMDITPERSKQVAFTQPYYANSAIVIAPKGKFSSFADLKGKKIGMENGTTHQKYLQDKHPEIQTVAYDSYQNAIIDLKNGRIDGVFGDTAVVNEWLKTNPNLASVGEHVTDPQYFGTGLGIAVRPENTALLEKLNKAIDAVKADGTYKAINDKWFPN, translated from the coding sequence ATGAAAAAGTTACTATTGGCAACCCTACTAAGTGGTATGGTTTTCAGCGCGACTGCCGCAGAAACTATTCGTTTTGCTGCCTCAGCCACCTATCCGCCATTTGAATCAATGGATGCCAATAACGAAATCGTCGGCTTCGATATGGATCTGGCAAAAGCGTTGTGTAAACAAATGGAGGCCAACTGTACCTTCACCAATCAGGCTTTTGATAGTCTTATCCCAGCGCTGAAATTCAAACGTTATGATGCCGTCATTTCTGGCATGGATATTACCCCTGAGCGTAGCAAGCAGGTCGCGTTCACCCAACCTTACTATGCAAACTCCGCCATTGTGATTGCACCAAAAGGTAAATTCAGTTCTTTTGCCGATCTGAAAGGCAAGAAAATCGGGATGGAAAATGGCACCACTCATCAGAAGTATTTGCAAGACAAACATCCTGAAATTCAGACGGTGGCTTATGACAGCTACCAGAATGCCATCATTGACCTGAAAAATGGCCGTATTGATGGGGTGTTTGGTGATACTGCGGTAGTGAATGAGTGGCTGAAAACCAACCCGAACCTGGCATCAGTTGGCGAACATGTGACCGACCCACAATACTTCGGCACTGGCCTTGGCATTGCGGTACGCCCGGAGAATACCGCATTGTTGGAGAAGTTGAATAAAGCCATTGATGCAGTGAAAGCCGATGGGACATATAAAGCTATCAATGATAAGTGGTTTCCAAACTGA
- the artM gene encoding arginine transporter permease subunit ArtM (with ArtPQJI acts to transport arginine across the inner membrane), with protein MLEYLPEILKGLHTSLTLTIASLLVALVLSLLFTIVLTLKTPIITPLVKIYITLFTGTPLLVQIFLIYYGPGQFPAIREYPWLWSLLSQPWLCAMIALALNSAAYTTQLFYGAVRAIPSGQWQSCEALGMSKAQSLRILLPFAFKRALSSYSNEVVLVFKSTSLAYTITLMEVMGYSQLMYGRTYDVMVFGAAGIVYLCVNGLLTLLMRLVERRALAFERRN; from the coding sequence ATGCTGGAATATTTACCCGAGATCCTTAAAGGGCTGCATACCAGCCTGACGTTGACGATTGCATCACTGTTGGTGGCACTGGTGTTGTCGCTGCTGTTTACCATTGTGTTAACGCTAAAAACACCGATTATCACGCCACTGGTTAAAATTTATATCACACTGTTCACCGGCACCCCGCTGCTGGTGCAGATCTTTTTGATCTATTACGGTCCAGGTCAATTCCCCGCTATCCGTGAATATCCGTGGTTATGGAGCTTATTGTCGCAACCTTGGTTGTGCGCAATGATTGCGTTGGCATTGAACAGTGCGGCCTATACTACGCAACTGTTCTACGGTGCAGTTAGGGCAATTCCATCGGGTCAGTGGCAATCTTGCGAAGCATTGGGGATGTCAAAAGCCCAATCGTTACGCATCCTACTGCCATTTGCCTTTAAGCGCGCATTATCATCCTATTCCAATGAAGTGGTCTTGGTATTCAAAAGTACCTCATTGGCTTATACCATCACATTGATGGAAGTTATGGGCTATAGCCAACTGATGTATGGCCGTACCTATGACGTGATGGTGTTTGGTGCCGCCGGGATTGTCTATCTGTGCGTGAATGGTTTGCTGACGTTGCTGATGAGATTGGTGGAACGCAGAGCACTGGCGTTTGAGCGGCGCAATTAA
- a CDS encoding arginine transporter permease subunit ArtQ (with ArtPMJI transports arginine across the inner membrane): MNEFQPLASAAGMTVGLAVCALALGLVLAMLFAVCESSRVKVVSYLTTGWVTILRGLPEILVVLFIYFGSSQLLMMLSDGFTLNLYLFELPIKLNIDNFEVSPFLCGVIALALLYSAYASQTLRGALKAVPIGQWESGQALGLSQAAIFFRLIMPQMWRHALPGLGNQWLVLLKDTALVSLISVNDLMLQTKSIATRTQEPFTWYVIAAAIYLVVTLLSQYVLKWIELRTTRFERSPS, from the coding sequence ATGAATGAATTTCAACCTTTAGCAAGCGCCGCCGGTATGACCGTCGGCCTTGCCGTTTGTGCACTGGCCCTCGGTCTGGTTCTGGCGATGCTGTTTGCCGTCTGTGAATCATCACGGGTGAAAGTGGTCAGCTACCTGACTACCGGCTGGGTCACCATTTTGCGTGGGCTACCGGAGATTCTGGTGGTCCTGTTTATCTATTTCGGCTCCTCCCAGTTGTTGATGATGCTGTCGGACGGTTTTACCCTGAATCTTTATCTGTTTGAGCTACCCATTAAGCTCAATATCGATAATTTTGAGGTGAGTCCGTTCTTGTGCGGTGTTATCGCACTCGCCCTGCTCTATTCTGCTTACGCCTCGCAAACCTTACGCGGCGCACTGAAAGCAGTGCCTATCGGGCAGTGGGAGTCCGGTCAGGCATTGGGTTTGAGTCAGGCGGCCATCTTCTTCCGTTTGATCATGCCGCAGATGTGGCGTCATGCATTGCCAGGCTTGGGCAATCAGTGGTTAGTGCTGCTGAAAGACACGGCGTTAGTGTCACTTATCAGCGTCAATGACCTGATGCTACAAACCAAAAGTATTGCAACCCGGACCCAGGAACCTTTCACTTGGTATGTAATTGCAGCGGCAATCTACTTGGTGGTGACTCTGCTGAGCCAGTATGTGCTCAAATGGATTGAACTCCGTACCACTCGTTTTGAACGGAGCCCATCCTGA
- a CDS encoding arginine ABC transporter substrate-binding protein (with ArtPMQI is involved in arginine transport), whose amino-acid sequence MKKLIIAAVLASISLSASAAETIRFAAEATYPPFEFIDANNKMQGFDIDLANALCKEMQAECTFTNQAFDSLIPSLKFKRFDAVISGMDITPERQKQVAFTKPYYDNSALFIAEKGKVADLAALKGKRVGMQNGSTHQKYLMEKHPEITAVPYDSYQNAILDLKNGRLDAVFGDTAVVNEWLKQNNQLAAVGGKVTDADYFGTGLGIAVRQNNTELQGKLDAALAKVKADGTYQTIYKKWFQQ is encoded by the coding sequence ATGAAAAAATTAATAATAGCGGCCGTCCTTGCCAGTATCAGTCTGTCCGCCTCTGCCGCGGAAACTATCCGTTTCGCGGCTGAAGCCACTTACCCGCCATTCGAATTTATTGATGCTAATAATAAAATGCAGGGCTTCGATATCGATCTGGCTAATGCGCTGTGTAAAGAGATGCAAGCCGAATGTACCTTTACCAACCAAGCCTTTGACAGCTTGATCCCAAGCCTGAAATTCAAACGTTTTGATGCGGTGATTTCAGGTATGGACATTACCCCTGAGCGCCAAAAACAAGTAGCCTTTACTAAACCTTATTACGATAACTCCGCACTGTTTATCGCTGAGAAAGGTAAAGTGGCTGATTTGGCGGCCCTGAAAGGCAAACGAGTCGGGATGCAGAATGGTTCTACCCATCAGAAATACCTGATGGAAAAACACCCTGAGATTACCGCCGTACCTTATGACAGCTATCAGAATGCTATTCTTGATTTGAAAAATGGCCGTCTGGACGCAGTATTTGGCGACACTGCGGTCGTCAACGAGTGGTTGAAGCAGAATAACCAACTCGCTGCGGTGGGTGGCAAAGTGACTGACGCTGACTATTTCGGTACCGGTTTAGGTATCGCAGTGCGTCAGAACAACACCGAGTTACAGGGTAAGTTAGATGCTGCACTGGCGAAAGTTAAAGCAGATGGCACCTATCAGACAATTTATAAAAAATGGTTCCAGCAGTAA
- a CDS encoding arginine ABC transporter ATP-binding protein ArtP, with protein sequence MSIQLNGINCYYGVHQALFDITLDCPAGETLVLLGPSGAGKSSLLRVLNLLEMPRSGTLQIAGNHFDFTQAPGAKAIRELRQNVGMVFQQYNLWPHLSVVQNLIEAPCRVLGLSKDEAMARAQKLLSRLRLTDFADRFPLHLSGGQQQRVAIARALMMEPQVLLFDEPTAALDPEITAQIVSIIRELAGTGITQVIVTHEVEVARKTASRVVYMENGHVVEQGDASHFTQPTTEAFASYLSH encoded by the coding sequence ATGAGTATTCAACTTAACGGAATTAACTGTTATTACGGCGTACATCAGGCGCTGTTCGACATTACATTAGACTGCCCGGCCGGCGAGACCTTAGTGCTATTAGGGCCAAGCGGTGCAGGTAAAAGCTCATTACTGCGCGTACTCAATCTGTTGGAAATGCCCCGTTCAGGGACTTTGCAGATCGCCGGTAATCACTTCGACTTTACTCAGGCTCCCGGTGCAAAAGCGATTCGCGAATTGCGCCAAAATGTGGGTATGGTGTTTCAGCAATATAATCTTTGGCCACATCTGTCAGTGGTACAAAACCTGATTGAAGCCCCTTGCCGTGTGCTGGGTCTATCAAAAGATGAAGCCATGGCACGGGCGCAGAAGCTGCTGTCACGGTTGCGTTTGACTGATTTTGCTGACCGCTTCCCCCTGCACCTTTCTGGTGGCCAACAACAGCGAGTGGCGATTGCCCGCGCGTTGATGATGGAGCCGCAAGTTTTGCTGTTTGACGAACCCACAGCGGCACTTGACCCGGAAATTACCGCACAAATCGTCAGTATCATCCGTGAATTGGCTGGCACCGGCATCACTCAGGTGATTGTTACCCATGAGGTTGAAGTGGCCCGCAAAACGGCCAGCCGTGTGGTCTACATGGAAAACGGTCATGTGGTGGAACAAGGTGATGCCAGCCACTTTACACAACCAACAACCGAAGCTTTTGCCAGCTATCTGTCACATTGA
- a CDS encoding AAA family ATPase gives MHKSDRAIPVIFQIAGVLAALANPNHLPV, from the coding sequence ATGCATAAATCTGACAGAGCTATCCCCGTTATCTTTCAAATTGCAGGGGTGTTGGCTGCTCTCGCCAACCCGAATCACTTACCAGTGTAA
- a CDS encoding lipoprotein, giving the protein MKKKNIAVVLPLAILLSACTSTVDPAYKDISSRTAPCVEGGPDTVAQKFYDLRVQQIGHQSGLPDDNLSAQFRPYLSQALYEQIQIARKQTGNRTTTQVNKTQTINGDIFTSLREGSTSADVASASTIPNTDARNIPLRVNLTHQTAGGQSVMWQDEVLMIREGTCWVVDDIRFMGVSASAGSLRQLLGDH; this is encoded by the coding sequence ATGAAAAAGAAAAATATTGCCGTTGTTCTTCCTCTTGCCATTCTACTTAGCGCCTGTACCAGCACCGTTGATCCCGCTTATAAGGATATCAGCAGCCGTACTGCACCTTGTGTTGAAGGTGGGCCGGATACCGTAGCGCAAAAATTCTATGACCTCCGCGTGCAACAAATTGGTCATCAAAGTGGCTTGCCTGATGATAATCTCTCGGCCCAATTTCGCCCTTATTTGAGTCAGGCGTTGTACGAACAAATTCAGATTGCCAGAAAACAGACTGGCAACCGCACTACGACCCAGGTGAATAAAACTCAAACCATAAACGGCGATATTTTCACCAGCCTGCGGGAAGGGAGTACCAGTGCCGACGTTGCCAGTGCCTCAACCATTCCCAATACCGATGCCAGAAATATTCCGCTGCGGGTTAATTTGACGCATCAAACTGCAGGTGGCCAATCGGTGATGTGGCAAGACGAAGTGCTGATGATACGTGAAGGGACATGCTGGGTTGTCGACGATATCCGTTTTATGGGGGTATCTGCATCGGCAGGGAGCTTGCGGCAGCTACTGGGTGATCACTAA
- a CDS encoding NAD(P)-dependent oxidoreductase, with protein MKVLVTGATCGLGRNAVEYLRRQGIKVIATGNNPAMGALLTKIGAEFIHADLTNLVSSQAKAMLADVDTLWHCSSFTSPWGTEQAFELANVRATRRLGEWAAAYGVENFIHISSPAIYFDYHHHRNIQEDFRPARFANEFARSKAAGEEVIKQLALSNPQTHFTILRPQGLFGPHDTVMLPRLLQMIKYYGTLLLPRGGNALVDMTYLENAVHAMWLATQRENTLSGRAYNITNQQPRPLRTIVQHLLEELDMTCRIRSVPYPMMDIMARAMEKLGNKAEKEPVLTHYGVAKLNFDLTLDTHRAEEELGYRPIVSLDEGIIRTARWLKEHGKLCAK; from the coding sequence ATGAAGGTATTGGTCACCGGTGCAACCTGTGGGTTAGGCCGAAATGCCGTTGAATATCTCCGTCGTCAGGGTATTAAAGTCATCGCCACCGGCAACAATCCGGCGATGGGCGCATTGTTGACAAAAATAGGTGCTGAATTTATTCATGCAGATTTGACAAACCTGGTCTCCTCGCAGGCGAAAGCCATGCTGGCAGACGTCGATACCCTATGGCATTGCTCTAGTTTTACCTCTCCTTGGGGCACCGAACAGGCGTTCGAACTGGCTAATGTGCGCGCCACACGCCGTTTGGGGGAATGGGCCGCAGCCTATGGTGTGGAGAATTTTATTCATATCTCCTCACCTGCTATCTATTTCGATTATCACCACCATCGAAATATTCAGGAGGACTTCCGCCCGGCACGTTTTGCTAACGAGTTCGCCCGCAGTAAAGCTGCCGGTGAAGAGGTTATCAAACAATTAGCACTTTCCAATCCACAAACCCATTTCACTATTTTACGTCCGCAGGGGTTATTTGGCCCTCACGACACCGTGATGCTGCCGCGCCTGTTACAGATGATTAAGTATTATGGCACTTTGCTGTTACCCCGTGGCGGTAATGCGTTGGTGGATATGACTTACCTGGAAAATGCAGTGCATGCGATGTGGCTGGCGACTCAACGTGAGAACACGCTGTCCGGTCGCGCTTATAATATTACCAATCAGCAGCCCCGCCCGTTGCGCACCATCGTGCAACATTTACTGGAAGAGTTGGATATGACATGCCGTATCCGCTCCGTGCCCTACCCGATGATGGATATCATGGCCAGAGCCATGGAGAAACTGGGGAATAAAGCAGAAAAAGAGCCGGTGCTGACACATTATGGCGTCGCTAAGCTCAATTTTGATCTAACGTTGGATACCCACCGAGCTGAAGAAGAATTAGGCTATCGGCCCATTGTCTCACTGGACGAAGGGATTATCCGTACCGCCCGCTGGCTGAAAGAGCACGGTAAGTTATGCGCTAAGTAA
- a CDS encoding DUF2867 domain-containing protein, with protein MTPQRILVLGASGYIGQHLVPKLSQQGHHVIAAARRIEWLKEQQWSGVDCRFVDLYQPTTLSAALQDIDVVYYLVHGMGDGQDLIEQERIAANNLKTALQHSAATSSPTVKQIIYLGALQPEDNSSPHLIARKLTGELLRQSGIPVTELRASIIVGPGSAAFEVMRDMVYNLPILTPPRWVRSKSSPVALDNLLVYLTELLNHPAQDNRIFEVAGPEYISYQTLFERFIAISGKRRWLIPIPLPTRFISVYFINLVTSVPTSIASALIAGLNHDLPANGEALQAIIPQQLISFDDAVKETLRREDEVVDSADWGYDPEARARWRPGYGFYPKQAGCQLSTTASSEALWHVVQQIGGKEGYFYGNPLWKIRAWMDDIAGGGVVYGRPERETLALGDLIDGWKVITIKPLRQLAMMFGMKAPGLGRLTFTIKDLGGCRSIDVRAWWHPAGFSGLLYWFVMMPAHLFIFRGMAKRIAALAEQYDREPTAPAHNESEP; from the coding sequence ATGACACCGCAACGGATATTGGTATTAGGTGCCAGTGGCTATATCGGCCAGCACCTGGTTCCAAAGCTCAGCCAACAAGGACACCATGTTATTGCCGCCGCCCGCCGCATTGAGTGGTTAAAAGAGCAACAGTGGTCGGGAGTCGATTGTCGCTTCGTTGATCTTTATCAGCCAACCACCCTCAGTGCTGCGTTGCAAGATATTGATGTCGTTTATTATCTGGTTCATGGTATGGGCGACGGGCAGGACTTGATTGAACAGGAACGTATTGCTGCTAATAATCTGAAAACGGCGCTACAACACAGCGCCGCAACCTCATCGCCCACGGTGAAACAGATTATTTATTTAGGTGCATTACAACCCGAGGATAACAGCTCGCCTCATCTGATTGCGCGTAAGTTAACCGGTGAACTGCTGCGCCAAAGCGGCATTCCGGTCACCGAACTGCGCGCCAGTATTATCGTCGGCCCCGGTTCGGCCGCGTTTGAAGTGATGCGCGATATGGTTTATAACCTGCCCATCCTCACCCCGCCACGCTGGGTTCGTTCTAAATCTTCGCCCGTTGCACTGGATAACCTGCTGGTGTATTTGACTGAATTACTCAACCATCCGGCACAAGATAACCGAATTTTCGAGGTTGCCGGGCCGGAATACATCAGTTATCAGACCCTGTTTGAGCGCTTTATTGCGATCAGTGGTAAACGGCGTTGGCTGATTCCGATCCCACTCCCTACCCGGTTTATTTCGGTTTATTTCATCAATCTGGTCACCTCGGTACCCACGTCGATTGCCAGTGCATTGATTGCCGGATTGAACCATGATTTACCAGCCAATGGTGAGGCTTTGCAGGCGATTATCCCACAACAGCTGATAAGTTTTGACGACGCGGTCAAAGAGACACTGCGCCGTGAAGATGAAGTGGTCGACTCCGCCGACTGGGGCTACGACCCCGAGGCCCGCGCCCGCTGGCGGCCCGGCTACGGATTTTACCCTAAACAGGCCGGTTGCCAGCTATCGACTACCGCCTCCAGTGAGGCGCTGTGGCACGTGGTGCAACAAATCGGCGGTAAAGAAGGTTATTTTTATGGCAATCCGTTATGGAAAATCCGCGCCTGGATGGATGACATCGCCGGTGGTGGCGTGGTATATGGCCGCCCAGAGCGGGAAACACTGGCATTAGGCGACCTGATTGATGGTTGGAAAGTCATTACAATCAAACCATTACGCCAATTAGCCATGATGTTCGGCATGAAAGCGCCGGGTCTGGGCCGTCTCACTTTTACTATCAAGGATTTAGGTGGCTGCCGAAGCATTGATGTGCGGGCGTGGTGGCATCCGGCCGGTTTTAGCGGTTTACTGTACTGGTTTGTAATGATGCCAGCACACCTGTTTATTTTCCGGGGAATGGCAAAACGCATCGCGGCGCTGGCCGAGCAATATGATCGTGAACCTACCGCACCCGCGCACAACGAATCAGAGCCTTAA
- a CDS encoding low-specificity L-threonine aldolase — protein MLIDLRSDTVTQPDTAMRNAMANAEVGDDVYGDDPTVNALEAKAASLSGKEAALFLPTGTQANLVALLTHCQRGEEYIVGQKAHNYLYEAGGAAVLGSIQPQPIEANDDGTLPLDKVLAAIKPDDIHFAQTRLLSLENTHSGKVLPLRYLQQAWALTREKKLALHIDGARIFNAAVALNVPLSEISQYCDTLTICLSKGLGTPVGSLLCGSAEYIQRARRWRKMTGGGMRQAGILAAAGLYALEHNVSRLKDDHDNAIWLEQQLRALDIEIAAPGAQTNVLYIKQSAEAAAKLGPWMRERGILISAGPVTRMITHLNISRHDLEKVVALWREFLTEQRS, from the coding sequence ATGCTGATCGATTTACGTAGTGACACAGTAACTCAACCTGACACCGCAATGCGCAATGCGATGGCTAACGCTGAAGTGGGTGATGATGTCTATGGCGATGACCCAACGGTTAATGCCTTGGAAGCTAAAGCCGCCAGCCTGTCAGGTAAGGAAGCGGCACTGTTCCTACCAACCGGCACCCAGGCCAATCTGGTGGCACTATTAACCCACTGCCAGCGGGGTGAAGAGTATATTGTCGGTCAGAAAGCCCATAACTATCTGTATGAAGCTGGTGGCGCGGCAGTGCTTGGTAGCATTCAGCCACAACCTATTGAAGCCAATGATGACGGTACCCTGCCACTGGATAAAGTGTTGGCAGCCATCAAACCCGATGATATTCATTTTGCTCAGACCCGGCTGTTGAGTTTGGAAAATACCCATAGCGGCAAAGTGTTGCCTCTTCGTTATTTACAGCAAGCTTGGGCGCTGACTCGAGAGAAGAAACTGGCACTGCATATCGATGGCGCACGTATTTTTAATGCTGCCGTCGCCTTAAATGTGCCACTAAGCGAGATCAGCCAGTATTGCGATACCCTGACGATTTGCCTCTCAAAAGGGTTGGGCACACCGGTGGGTTCCCTGTTGTGCGGCAGTGCTGAGTATATTCAACGCGCCCGCCGCTGGCGTAAAATGACCGGTGGCGGTATGCGTCAGGCGGGTATTCTGGCCGCGGCAGGCTTGTATGCCTTAGAGCACAATGTCAGCCGGTTAAAAGATGACCATGACAATGCAATATGGCTAGAGCAGCAACTGCGCGCATTGGATATCGAAATTGCAGCACCCGGAGCGCAGACCAACGTACTGTATATTAAGCAATCCGCCGAGGCTGCCGCCAAGCTTGGCCCTTGGATGCGTGAACGCGGTATATTGATCAGTGCAGGCCCGGTAACTCGAATGATTACTCACCTCAATATCAGCCGCCATGATCTGGAGAAAGTGGTTGCGCTGTGGCGTGAATTTTTGACCGAGCAGCGCTCATGA